A single Drosophila miranda strain MSH22 chromosome XR, D.miranda_PacBio2.1, whole genome shotgun sequence DNA region contains:
- the LOC108152366 gene encoding tyrosine-protein phosphatase non-receptor type 23: MEAVPRLHMLWFALKSSPEGTSFAPLKKYIAEFYHEDPEAYSKEVHALEILRNQAMRTTKDGAPVMKRYYCQLHALQNRFPQLADKGIFTFTWKDLHHSTVHEVTDIRFERAAVLFNIAASHTQSGASAMRGDVDGMKMACTDFQAAAWAYNELRERYANVNNGGDFMTTELLVYQQQVCLAQAQECILEKSLIDNRKPHIVAKVTAQIVVYYGAALAALLTGGDDGPVAQVINASVYKLWKKYVRFKINYLNCILYLYQGQNAEEKRQMGERVTLYQASWDKLEEARKESKGLPDQKEINESLSFTADVVEAKRKNAKNENEFIYHEAVPELSTIAAVQGANLVNGIGFQVTDEEYAGADIFARLVPMKAHEASSMYSEEKAKLLRKYGALLEEKDAQLESYMSSLTLDNLNINEEQANKLPQGIVDRCAALHANKTAISDLIEAMSQLAEITTDVESNLGELTHMLEEEARAEREFQAASGVQRTPNAHITELTREFQKYSEAHARAGESNNTLRKAMSLHVNNLKILARPLQEIQQLMPKLSSELNTAEIFKDVKLVLNKVNEMKAQRAQFHADLRIAINEDDITGKVIAHGGGRQEGLQALFVAEMAKHERITQLLDQNLLAQQNILQALTENYAKAAPVLKTLQDVKQKREHFYSSLAASYDVYEDLLAKSAKGLEFYKKLAGNIQKLLSRFKSARDVQSEERQQRMQSVRAAVTPSKSAAEVPPAVNGGGGAGGGVGVGVGTPKLRDYLKAKGATAASIASGMVLTPDATIATPAAAAAAAAASSYVHTVRPVPVGSENPTQAACSAYATAPPNEPPPPYSLQQQQYYDPSAAGYTNPMYQQQQQNIAPPAYKAQPSPNSQTLHGAMGQLNLQQSQDGSQVGSVSGSAYNYNYNPNAAVPLQPPQPYAAPAASNAQGFNYQQPLYVATSSSSNPGEIPASLQAPYVVNPAPSAGYQTGGGGYPHPASMYPPQSSEAYHQPSSGYPSAQQPQQAMNYASPHQSTGYPPSQTPQQQLAGYAQSQSQSQTLQHQPTAGYPQQQQPPGYHQSQAPQPTTGYPHAQTPQQQQPQPPGYPQSQSQTPQQPMVYSQQPSGYLAQQQTAMGYGPQQPSLYPSQAVQASPRSTAGHQSSPGPSVTASQQYPQQYGDLQAAVYPATAAPAPAAATASNPPVASSPAPAPTPAPAPAAAPAPTYISYSNHPGYSYNPQTGAYEYSSGYQQENISKPQGSLNYQFSQSGKQQAAVVGTTDSESANRSNPATGFDSPIVSHTKAGAGTGTATGPDRATAANEAAPQQPGGGADASNYYTPPYGHHSMSEHIGGVPESQPQQQQQPTPKPTPRPSGSIYMQSGATSIANTQTTTSSAPYASSAAAKDAAAAAAAAAVAVAPSNVDLLSDLDIDCSVAVPPPMLPQPLLQPQVVAGGTPPGSQVSAPIKTESTVEPVAPPETSPETSPPTVSVAATATAPAPAPAPAPAPAAVSSPVAPPARTTSLDNLSNCSDLSSLDNFDWDSVSLTHSVSSEKQPRPKPAANGHPNNFAFQSERFTDEKTTKYFQKEVESYEKLLENLHVKMLNGKTQLGAKWHELQQMLDKESASGKRSTTIAKLFPEKNRSLDCLPFDHARVKLDKQTDDYINAAYMKNLSARCPNFIIAQTPQANTINDFWSMIWSEKSRTVVCLHTTNELFDPFWPQALDQPTHYDDYTVTCVKLQQLSHCSEYQLRLSMHGADPVLELSLLQLKQWTKGSCAQLLGIAENSLDTHRQRCQAASAPSSPLIMSCLTGSERSEMVVIGVCALIATQSKQPTLINVVDVWSRICAQRQNSLRDSAILEQAMQIVLCNAHNVLNQRGIMTSYQMKMAPQVNAKEQQETKDPLNELDALWKLK, translated from the exons ATGGAAGCTGTGCCACGCCTGCATATGCTATGGTTTGCCCTAAAATCCAGCCCGGAGGGCACCTCCTTTGCGCCCCTGAAGAAG TATATAGCCGAGTTCTATCATGAGGATCCCGAGGCATATTCAAAGGAGGTGCATGCTCTCGAAATTCTGCGGAATCAGGCCATGCGCACCACCAAGGATGGAGCACCCGTGATGAAGCGCTACTACTGCCAGCTTCACGCCCTGCAGAATCGCTTCCCCCAGCTGGCCGACAAGGGGATCTTCACCTTCACCTGGAAGGACCTCCACCACAGTACCGTGCACGAGGTCACCGATATACGTTTCGAGCGGGCAGCTGTACTCTTCAACATCGCTGCCTCCCACACCCAATCGGGGGCCTCGGCGATGCGCGGCGATGTCGATGGCATGAAAATGGCGTGCACTGACTTCCAGGCCGCGGCCTGGGCCTATAATGAGCTGCGGGAACGCTATGCGAATGTGAACAATGGCGGCGACTTCATGACCACCGAGCTGCTGGTCTACCAGCAGCAGGTGTGCCTCGCCCAGGCGCAGGAGTGCATTCTGGAGAAGTCCCTGATCGACAACCGCAAGCCGCACATTGTGGCCAAAGTGACGGCCCAGATTGTTGTCTACTACGGTGCCGCACTGGCAGCTCTACTCACCGGAGGCGACGATGGTCCTGTGGCCCAGGTCATCAACGCCTCTGTCTACAAGCTGTGGAAGAAATACGTGCGCTTCAAGATAAACTATCTGAACTGCATCCTCTACCTGTACCAGGGCCAGAACGCGGAGGAGAAGCGCCAAATGGGCGAGCGCGTAACGCTCTACCAG GCCAGCTGGGATAAGCTGGAGGAGGCCCGCAAAGAGTCCAAGGGGCTGCCCGATCAAAAGGAGATCAATGAGTCCCTCAGCTTCACCGCAGACGTGGTGGAGGCGAAGCGCAAGAATGCCAAAAACGAGAACGAGTTCATCTACCACGAGGCCGTGCCAGAGCTGTCCACCATTGCCGCTGTGCAGGGGGCCAACCTGGTGAATGGCATTGGCTTCCAGGTGACCGATGAGGAGTACGCCGGGGCGGACATCTTTGCCCGCCTGGTGCCCATGAAGGCGCACGAGGCCAGTTCCATGTACAGCGAGGAGAAGGCCAAGTTGCTGCGCAAGTACGGGGCCCTGCTGGAGGAGAAGGACGCCCAGCTGGAGAGCTACATGAGCTCCCTCACCCTCGACAACCTGAACATCAACGAGGAGCAGGCCAACAAGCTACCCCAGGGGATCGTGGACCGCTGCGCCGCCTTGCACGCGAACAAGACGGCGATCAGCGACCTGATCGAGGCCATGTCGCAGCTGGCCGAGATCACCACCGACGTGGAGTCGAATCTCGGCGAGCTGACGCACATGCTCGAGGAGGAGGCCAGGGCGGAGAGGGAGTTCCAGGCGGCCAGCGGTGTCCAGCGCACACCCAATGCCCACATCACCGAGCTGACGCGGGAGTTTCAGAAGTACAGCGAGGCCCATGCCCGGGCCGGGGAGTCCAACAACACCCTGCGGAAGGCCATGAGCCTGCACGTGAACAACCTGAAGATCCTGGCCCGTCCCCTTCAGGAGATCCAGCAGCTGATGCCCAAGCTCAGCTCCGAGCTGAACACCGCGGAGATCTTCAAGGATGTGAAGCTGGTCCTCAACAAGGTCAACGAGATGAAGGCCCAGCGCGCCCAGTTCCATGCGGACCTCCGCATAGCAATAAACGAGGACGACATCACGGGCAAGGTCATTGCGCACGGGGGAGGGCGGCAGGAAGGGCTGCAGGCCCTGTTCGTCGCGGAGATGGCCAAGCACGAAAGGATCACCCAGCTGCTGGACCAGAACCTGCTGGCCCAGCAGAACATTCTTCAGGCGCTCACCGAGAACTACGCCAAGGCCGCGCCCGTGCTGAAGACCCTCCAGGACGTCAAGCAGAAGCGGGAGCACTTCTACAGCTCGCTGGCAGCCTCCTACGATGTGTACGAGGATCTGCTGGCCAAGTCCGCCAAGGGCCTGGAGTTCTACAAGAAGCTGGCGGGCAATATCCAAAAGCTGCTCAGCCGCTTCAAGTCCGCCCGCGACGTGCAGTCGGAGGAGCGGCAGCAGAGAATGCAGAGCGTCAGGGCCGCCGTCACGCCCAGCAAATCCGCAGCAGAAGTGCCGCCAGCGGTCAATGGTGGAGggggagcaggaggaggagtaggagtaggagtgGGGACACCAAAGCTACGGGACTACCTCAAGGCGAAGGGAGCCACCGCGGCCAGCATTGCCTCCGGCATGGTGCTCACTCCGGATGCCACAATTGCTACtcccgcagcagcagcagcagcagcagcagcttcctCCTATGTGCACACAGTGCGTCCAGTGCCTGTGGGCTCGGAGAATCCCACGCAGGCGGCGTGCTCTGCCTATGCGACGGCTCCGCCGAACGAGCCCCCGCCGCCGTAcagcctgcagcagcagcagtactACGATCCCAGTGCGGCGGGCTACACGAATCCCAtgtaccagcagcagcagcagaacatCGCTCCGCCGGCCTACAAGGCGCAGCCTTCGCCCAACTCGCAGACACTCCACGGGGCCATGGGGCAGCTCAATTTGCAGCAGTCGCAGGACGGCAGTCAGGTGGGATCGGTGTCGGGATCGGcctacaactacaactacaatcCGAATGCTGCAGTGCCCTTGCAGCCTCCGCAGCCCTACGCAGCTCCAGCTGCGTCCAACGCGCAGGGATTCAACTACCAGCAGCCCCTGTATGTGGCCACATCATCGAGCTCGAATCCTGGCGAGATACCAGCTTCGCTGCAGGCCCCGTACGTGGTCAATCCCGCTCCTTCGGCGGGCTATCAAACGGGAGGAGGAGGTTACCCACACCCTGCCTCGATGTATCCGCCTCAATCGTCAGAGGCCTATCACCAGCCCTCGTCGGGATATCCTTCTGCTCAGCAGCCTCAGCAGGCCATGAATTATGCTTCACCTCATCAGTCCACGGGATATCCCCCATCACAGACGCCCCAGCAACAGCTTGCTGGATATgcccagtcgcagtcgcagtcccagACGCTCCAGCATCAACCTACCGCTGGCTAtcctcagcagcagcagcccccagGATATCACCAATCCCAGGCACCGCAACCAACCACTGGTTATCCTCATGCCCAGacgccccagcagcagcagccgcagccccCGGGATAtccccagtcccagtcgcagACACCGCAGCAGCCGATGGTATATTCTCAGCAACCCTCCGGATATCTTGCGCAGCAGCAGACAGCCATGGGCTATGGGCCTCAACAACCCTCGCTGTATCCATCGCAGGCTGTCCAGGCATCCCCCCGATCCACGGCGGGACACCAATCCTCGCCGGGTCCTTCGGTGACAGCATCCCAGCAGTACCCCCAGCAATACGGTGATCTCCAAGCGGCAGTATATCCCGCGACTGCTGCTCCGGCTCCAGCTGCTGCCACCGCTTCCAATCCTCCGGTAGCCTCCagtccagctccagctcccaCTCCAGCTCCCGCTCCCGCAGCAGCGCCCGCTCCCACGTACATCAGCTACTCCAACCATCCTGGCTACAGCTACAATCCGCAGACAGGCGCCTACGAGTACAGCAGTGGCTACCAGCAGGAGAACATCTCCAAGCCGCAGGGCTCGCTGAACTATCAGTTCAGCCAGAGTGGAAAGCAGCAGGCAGCCGTGGTTGGGACTACGGACTCGGAGAGTGCCAATCGCAGTAATCCAGCCACAGGATTCGAT TCGCCCATTGTTTCGCACACCAAGGCGGGagcaggcacaggcacagccaCAGGCCCAGACAGAGCCACAGCTGCCAATGAAGCAGCTCCTCAGCAGCCGGGAGGAGGAGCAGACGCATCCAATTACTATACGCCACCCTACGGCCATCATTCCATGAGCGAGCACATCGGAGGAGTCCCTGAATCGcaaccacagcagcagcagcagcccaccCCGAAGCCTACGCCGCGTCCATCGGGTTCCATTTACATGCAGAGCGGAGCCACCAGCATTGCCAACACTCAGACGACCACCAGTAGTGCGCCCTACGCCTCTTCGGCCGCGGCCaaggatgctgctgctgctgcggctgctgctgctgttgctgttgctcccaGCAATGTTGACCTGTTGAGCGACCTGGATATAGATTGCTCTGTTGCTGTGCCGCCTCCGATGTTGCCGCAGCCCCTGCTGCAGCCTCAGGTGGTGGCTGGTGGAACTCCGCCAGGCAGCCAGGTGTCGGCACCCATCAAAACGGAGAGCACTGTGGAG CCTGTTGCTCCCCCTGAAACATCCCCTGAGACATCACCTCCTACAGTTTcagtagcagcaacagccacagccccggccccggccccagccccagccccagccccagcagcAGTCTCATCTCCAGTAGCTCCGCCGGCAAGGACAACCAGCCTGGACAATCTCTCAAACTGCTCGGATCTGAGTTCGCTTGATAACTTTGATTGGGACTCTGTCTCGCTCACACATTCCGTCAGCAGCGAGAAGCAACCCAGGCCCAAGCCTGCCGCCAATGGACATCCTAATAACTTTGCATTCCAATCCGAAAGGTTCACCGACGAGAAGACCACCAAATATTTCCAGAAAGAGGTGGAGAGCTACGAGAAGCTGCTGGAGAATCTGCACGTTAAGATGCTCAACGGCAAGACCCAGCTGGGGGCCAAGTGGCACGAGCTGCAGCAGATGCTGGACAAGGAGAGTGCCAGTGGCAAGCGATCAACGACCATTGCCAAGCTGTTCCCAGAAAAGAATCGCTCCTTGGACTGTCTGCCCTTCGACCATGCGCGCGTGAAGCTGGACAAGCAGACAGATGACTACATCAATGCGGCCTACATGAAG AACTTGAGCGCCAGATGTCCCAACTTCATCATTGCTCAGACGCCCCAGGCCAATACGATCAACGATTTCTGGTCCATGATCTGGTCGGAGAAGTCGCGCACGGTGGTCTGTCTGCATACCACAAATGAG CTCTTCGATCCGTTTTGGCCGCAGGCTTTGGATCAGCCCACTCACTACGATGACTACACGGTGACCTGTGTGAAGCTGCAGCAGCTCAGCCACTGCTCCGAGTATCAGCTGAGGCTGTCCATGCATGGGGCTGATCCTGTCCTGGagctgtcgctgctgcagcTGAAGCAGTGGACCAAGGG GTCCTGCGCTCAACTGTTGGGCATAGCCGAGAACTCGTTGGACACACATCGGCAGCGCTGCCAGGCAGCCAGTGCACCCAGTTCGCCCCTGATCATGAGCTGTTTGACGGGCTCAGAGCGCTCCGAGATGGTGGTCATCGGCGTCTGCGCCCTGATAGCCACTCAGAGCAAGCAACCCACTCTGATAA ATGTGGTTGATGTTTGGTCCCGCATTTGTGCCCAGCGTCAGAATTCGCTGCGGGACTCGGCCATCCTGGAGCAGGCCATGCAAATCGTGCTCTGCAATGCCCACAACGTGCTCAACCAGC GTGGCATCATGACCTCATATCAAATGAAAATGGCACCGCAGGTCAACGCCAAGGAACAGCAGGAGACCAAGGATCCTCTAAACGAATTGGATGCACTCTGGAAACTTAAATAA
- the LOC108152897 gene encoding 1-acylglycerol-3-phosphate O-acyltransferase Pnpla3, whose translation MNLSFAGCGFLGIYHVGVAVCFKKYAPHLLLEKIGGASAGSLAACCLLCDLPLGSMTSDFFRVVNEARRYSLGPFSPSFNIQTCLLEGLQKHLPDDAHKRVNGRLHISLTRVYDGKNVIISEFESREEVLQALLCACFIPGFSGILPPRFRGVRYMDGAFSDNLPILDENTITVSPFCGESDICPRDQSSQLFHLNWANTSIEISRQNINRFVRILFPPRPEFLSKFCQQGFDDALQFLHRNNLINCRRCVAVQSTFVVSETVAQPQEFDPECRECKKHRKDALSSNMPQTVLDVIQDYIEQANKGLANWIFKHRGIKLLSLPATVPMDFFLATISKITTLTPKLTKQARQMVEELINQLNNAMQIRLLNKFTLYDQPHFDATGLLHSNRLYGPRVSILVDECGATPLEDDVDNFEHVLKMTTHNDALYAYYYTDNNTNKVKVTEIFDFDDMTEHDELATDLQIYEGSVEDHPNPHQHSHNTVVSEWNGVESDFFIDAQTPNVDVPKPTNAPQFFPRVDFEAESDASVLSDPEADQSYSASTQNNDMYIEIE comes from the exons ATGAATCTATCATTTGCGGGTTGCGGATTCTTGGGCATCTACCACGTCGGAGTCGCCGTTTGCTTTAAGAAATATGCTCCACACCTATTGCTAGAGAAAATTGGTGGAGCTTCGGCCGGTTCCCTGGCAGCATGCTGCCTGCTCTGTGATTTGCCATTGG GCAGCATGACATCGGACTTCTTTCGGGTGGTGAACGAGGCGCGTCGCTATTCACTGGGTCCCTTCAGTCCCTCCTTCAACATACAGACCTGCCTGCTGGAGGGGCTGCAGAAGCATCTGCCCGACGACGCCCACAAGCGCGTCAACGGACGGCTGCACATCTCCCTGACCCGCGTCTACGATGGCAAGAATGTGATCATCTCCGAGTTTGAGTCGCGCGAGGAGGTGCTGCAGGCGCTGCTCTGTGCGTGCTTCATACCGGGCTTCTCGGGGATTCTGCCGCCACGTTTCCGTGGCGTTCGCTACATGGACGGCGCCTTCTCCGACAATCTGCCCATTCTGGACGAGAACACCATCACGGTCAGTCCGTTCTGCGGGGAGAGCGACATCTGTCCGCGGGACCAGAGCTCCCAGCTGTTCCACCTGAACTGGGCCAACACCAGCATCGAGATCTCCAGGCAGAACATCAATCGATTTGTACGGATTCTGTTCCCGCCGCGGCCCGAGTTTCTCAGCAAGTTCTGCCAGCAGGGCTTCGATGATGCCCTACAATTCCTGCATCGCAACAATCTAATCAACTGCCGCCGCTGCGTGGCGGTACAGTCCACGTTTGTCGTCTCCGAGACAGTGGCCCAGCCGCAGGAGTTCGACCCAGAGTGCAGGGAGTGCAAAAAGCACAGAAAG GACGCTTTGAGCTCAAACATGCCACAAACAGTTCTGGATGTGATACAGGACTACATCGAGCAGGCGAACAAGGGCCTGGCCAACTGGATCTTCAAGCATCGGGGCATCAAGCTGCTCTCGCTGCCAGCCACAGTGCCCATGGACTTTTTCCTGGCCACCATTTCCAA AATAACGACCCTGACACCCAAACTCACCAAGCAAGCGCGACAAATGGTGGAGGAGTTGATCAACCAATTGAACAACGCCATGCAAATACGCCTGCTCAATAAATTCACG CTGTATGATCAGCCGCACTTTGATGCCACTGGACTGCTGCACTCGAACCGGTTATATGGACCCAGAGTCTCCATTCTGGTGGATGAGTG CGGTGCCACTCCCCTGGAGGACGATGTCGACAACTTTGAGCACGTTCTCAAGATGACCACGCACAACGATGCTCTCTACGCCTACTACTACACCGACAACAACACGAACAAGGTGAAGGTGACCGAGATCTTCGACTTCGATGATATGACGGAGCACGATGAACTGGCCACCGACCTGCAGATCTACGAGGGCTCCGTCGAGGACCATCCGAATCCCCACCAGCACAGCCACAACACGGTCGTCAGCGAGTGGAATGGCGTCGAGTCAG ACTTTTTCATCGATGCTCAGACGCCAAACGTGGATGTACCGAAACCAACGAACGCGCCACAATTTTTTCCCCGAGTGGACTTTGAGGCCGAGTCAGACGCTAGTGTCCTCAGTGATCCCGAGGCGGATCAAAGTTATAGTGCCTCTACGCAAAACAACGACATGTACATAGAAATTGAATGA